In Nerophis lumbriciformis linkage group LG01, RoL_Nlum_v2.1, whole genome shotgun sequence, the genomic stretch gtaaatgagcaaaataaaaaCCTACCTGTTCAATACATAGTAGAATTTTGTAGAAAAAGCCAGTTTCAGTATGTGACATGGTGACTGAGCACAAATACAACTGAGTGAACAGCTGTATTTCAATGCCCAAAActtcattttatttaaaattgaaGAAAAATACACTTAAAATATTATCTGTTTATTTTGTCAGTCTATGATAAGTACACAACATAACATAACACATTCAATGCctctcaataaatatatttaactgAATGAGAggaacatctaaaaagtacagtgCAAGCGCCTGCTTTGTCAAACTTATTAAGTGAAGTAAGAATGGAATTCCCATATACAATAATTTGGACAACATCATTGACATGTAATAATAATTCAAAGcattgtgaaaatgtttttttaatcattcaCACTGGGAATTTGTATATGTGTTTaaatgtcatttaaacacattaaaagcTTACCATGTAAGAGCTGTGGAAATCAAAGTTATCCATTTGAATAGATGGCTACAACCAGTGACAGCTATTGTGTAGCATTCTCCTTCAAATCACCAAATTTGGCCTCTAGCATTTCGTAGATACCGTACACTACACTAATGACTGACTTCTTATAGAAGTGTAAAAATGGAGGGGAATCTGTctgttttagtgcatgtaaacattctGAATGAAACAAAGCTTGGCAGTTCAGGAAAGCAGAAATTCAAAGAAGCAAAGGACGATGGCAGACGATTCCTTATTATGTTGCATTTATGAACCGCAAAAACCAAAAGAGCATCAGACTGCTACAGCGAAGCCTATCCGATTATTGCGACGGTCAAATTCTGTGTAGTAGCGAGCGATGAAGTTGGCTCCTAAAATCCAAATGGGACCTGTAGGGGGTGGTACATCCAAGCCCCTGAAGGTGACAATGCAGACATCCCCCTCCATCTGGGATTGCTGGAGCCAAAGGAAATAGTTTATGACCGACAGTATACTAAACATCAATTGTTCAGCAACCACTGTCCAACTTACCCATATAATGTAATCCTCCTGGGTAAGTGAGTACTCGTGGCCACCCAGATGGAAGGCGATACTTGGCAACGTCTTCACTGTGTCACAGTTGACTTTGTACTGATTGAAAACATCACTCATGGTGCAGTAACGAAAAGAACATTCTGTCTGGCAAATATTTCCAGCATGAAACCATGTTGCATTTGTGGAAGAAAAACATGCTTACCCCACTTTCGTCCTGCTGGGCTCCAATAATTTTCATCAACACAGAGACGGATGAGGCCGGGCCAGTGATGTAGGAGGAGCCCGTGTCTATCACAGCTGTGCAGCCCTCTGCGCAGAAGATCATTTCTGTCCCCACAGAAACACTAAAAGAAGTGATGAATGAATTAGATGCTGTTTTCTTCTGACTTTTCCCCTGTCAGGGGTCATCGCAGTGAGTCAATCACATGAACGGTTGTAACTTAGTTTTTATGCCAAATGCCTTTCCTGGCGAATCGAACCCATGTCTCTATAAAAGTCTGACACCATAGGGAATTATCGACAGTGGGAGAGGGAAAAGAAGGACATACCCTTTCATCATGACTTCCCATTTGCCCATTTCTTTGGTCTCCATGTAATTAAAGTTTCCAGTGTAGTAGTTTGGGTCTGTGCCGCCCAGGACTAGCTCTCCACCTGGGGAATGTTGGGGGTCCCTAAAAACCAATGCAGCACTTTTACAGATTTTTTAAATACATCGTGTAGTGCATTCTCAGTGCTGCCATTGTAATATTAGATTTGAAACTTATGATCTCTGATTCACATAAGGTATCTTAGCAAAGTAAAAGAAAACAGTTGCTGTGCTTTCTCTCGTCTGAGCAAAATTGTATTAAATACATTAAGAAATCAGTCAAAATGTTTAAAATTGTTGTATAGATTCCTCTTAGttgtctaaagcagtggtccccaaccttttttgcaccacggaccggtttaatgtaggcattattttcagggactggctttccacttgtgccagataaaaatacagcaaaaattaagtgcatgaaaaatacaactcactatattgctgaattagtgggagccctgggcttgtttctttgcaatgcagatggaaatcagttttttggctacaatctgtcacatttatattttatatgttcattatcatggcagcacggtggaagaggggttagtgcgtctgcctcacaatacgaaggtcctgagtagtcgtgagttcaatcgggatctttctgtgtggagtttgcatgttctccccgtgactgcgggggttccctccaggtactccggcttcctcccacctccaaagacatgcacctggggataggttgattggcaacactaaattggccctagtgtgtgaatgttgtctgtctatctgtgttggccctgcaatgaggtggcgacttgtccagggtgtacgccgccttccgcccgattgtagctgagataggctccagcgccccccgcaaccccgaagggaataagcggtagaaaatggatggatggtagaaaattgatggatggatggatgtttatcatCATGTCACAAAgctataacaaatataacaaatggcaacttaatatgaggagttttattgtaccgtatttttcggactataagtcgcagtttttttcatagtttggccgggctccagtgcgacttatatatgtttttttccttctttttatgcattttcgacaggtgcgacttatactccggtgcgacttatactccgaaaaaaagggtacatctataaacaagcttattggtgtgtctagtgggacaggcgaaagttaagtcggagaaaatgcagttgtttataaattatttaatgtttctctgcggcccggtagcaaatgcgtcacagaccggtaccggtccccggaccggtggttggaaaCCACTGGTCGAAAGCATAAAGGGAATATAATGATTTATTTGACTTACATATACTGCTATTTGGTATATCATCTTATTGCATTGCAAAATGCCATGCAAAATACAATTGAAACAGATAACAGCATTGTGACTGCGTTGACCTTCAAGTTCCCTAGACACAAGTTCATCCATTGTGAAGCCATTTCATGAATATGTgactaccggtatgttttaataaCCATGGCAGTAAGAGGTCAGCTGACCTCACCACTATACATACCTGCTGTAATAGATAGAGAACACCTCCTCCCTGAGGACATGTTGAGACATGATGCGATCAAACACTGGAGTGATGCCATCGATGGCCACATTTGGGTAGCCCATCCCCAGGACTCCGTCAAACTTAGCAAAGATGAAGGGCATGGCAGACAGCGTGGTTGCTTCAGCAAACACTTGGATCACAGGGATGCCACCAACCTCAGAGCAGAGGAAAAGTTACGGTAAGATGCAATCAAAAACCATCAACTcttaaaaacaagttgtttttttgtcatttttaataaAGATTGTAACATTTTAAATTTGGATGTTGTCGAACtaacaaatattgtaataatttaTATTTGAGCGCAACAAAAAATACtatattagggttgtcaaaaataacgagttaactaatCACAAAAATTAATTGcaatattcatgtatatatgcagattaatcacgcaatgtattttgactgtacatgctcctttaccttatctgtggatggttacctgaaaggcggtgTGGGTTTTTATATGGTCACTGCAAAGTGAGGAGACTCTGACTGGTGTGCAAATTTCAGGTCAAAATACACACTGGCTGGACTTGGAAATGttactggatgacattctgacataaAATTGCATTAAGTCcatatattggggtcttttttaaaggggtaatattatgattttcttttttttacattcaaaatacttccttgtgttctgcagtacataacatgtaatgatggttctctgGTCAACATCTTGcatggattttgttttacagaccatcttccagCCACTTCCTGacggtctcttcagaatgcgtcgttttgtgggcggtcttatttacttgtTAAAGCCCTTCTCTAAGGCCATGtcaacactaagtcgtttaaccccttaaaccaggggtccccaaccttttttgcaccggtttaatgtaggcattattttcaggtaccggctttccacttgtgccagataaatacagcaagaattagtgcatgaaaaatacaactcactataatgctgaattagtgtttctttgcgatgagatgcagatggaaatcagcctttggctacaatctgtcacttttCTGTCTGATAggtttattaatgtgcattgtatcatgtcacaaagttataacaattgGCAACTTcccatgaggagttttattgtacatctataaacaagctcattggtgtgtctagtgcacaagtgtcaaactcaaggcccgcgggccagatctggccctccacgtcattttatatggcccgcaaaagcctggaaataatatgtttcaataaaataccttatattttctttctctaCTTTCTTATTTCCTTACTAAAGATATTAgggttttttttctagtttgacagggaaaacaaatagtgtccaatattgcaagaaatattatattatttaactttgttggtcaaaatccaaataaatacttacatatctgcttaacttatgattttgaagtaagtttgagtttgagtttatttcgaacatgcaagcatacaacatgatacatcacaatctccagtttctcttttcaacatgttcgaaaaggagtaggaagaagcagagcttatttaatcctaccccttttcttttacataacagttgctaaaacttttgttcacttcctgttctcaatttattcacaatatactccataagtaatcacaataaaaataagtaaataaataataattggtgaagtaagttacatttcatatgttgagataagtaagattattttgagagtgaaagaatgaaagaatggatgagttaaataaattcagaatgtttatcatggttcttcttctttgtactttgtaaacactaagtttgaagagtttcttgaagtggatcatattatcaaatcaaatcaactttatacatattagtacattgtttgattgctttgctaaatccattccataatttaattccacatactgatatactgaaggtcttaagtgttgtacgtgcatacaaatgtttgaaattacatttctctctaagattacggtatatttctcctctttttttgagaagaattgttgtatattcttgggtagcaggttatagtttgctttgtgtataattttagctgtttgcaaattcactatgtcgtagaatttcagtatctttgattcaataaataaaggatttatatgttctctatatccaacattatgtattattctaactgatcttttttgtaacaccgttaatgaatgaagtgtacttttgtaattatttccccatatttctacacagtaactcagatatggtaacactagtgagcagtagagaatatgaagtgattttttgtctagaactatgaagtgattttttgtctagaagttatccatcaaattgtacactataaaaatgaccaatagattttactgtaaaatttagggaggtttgttttgttttttactgtaaaattcacggTTGATGAATTT encodes the following:
- the ren gene encoding renin codes for the protein MEQVKTSPDAKGFRSYFGYFLIISLSALSPQLWLIGTWPHLVSISQLLFEPAFLSSQCWIIVTTTCHNTCRCSSVYFCSLSSCHSSFVSQIRLKKMPSIRETLQDMGVSVEQVLTELAQMNSQDLSNGTVPTPLINYLDTQYYGEISIGSPAQMFNVVFDTGSANLWVPSQSCSPFSTACFTHNRYDASLSRTYMENGTGFSIQYASGNVRGFLSEDVVVVGGIPVIQVFAEATTLSAMPFIFAKFDGVLGMGYPNVAIDGITPVFDRIMSQHVLREEVFSIYYSRDPQHSPGGELVLGGTDPNYYTGNFNYMETKEMGKWEVMMKGVSVGTEMIFCAEGCTAVIDTGSSYITGPASSVSVLMKIIGAQQDESGYKVNCDTVKTLPSIAFHLGGHEYSLTQEDYIIWQSQMEGDVCIVTFRGLDVPPPTGPIWILGANFIARYYTEFDRRNNRIGFAVAV